In Chryseobacterium gleum, a single genomic region encodes these proteins:
- a CDS encoding DUF4134 domain-containing protein, translating into MEKQRKKVLLAAVAMLSGIGAFAQGNGSAGINEATQMVTSYFDPATQLIYAIGAVVGLIGGVKVYNKFSSGDPDTSKTAASWFGACIFLIVAATILRSFFL; encoded by the coding sequence ATGGAAAAACAGAGAAAAAAAGTTTTGCTGGCAGCCGTGGCGATGCTGTCAGGAATTGGTGCGTTCGCACAGGGAAACGGGTCGGCAGGTATCAACGAAGCTACCCAAATGGTAACGTCCTACTTTGACCCAGCTACCCAATTGATTTATGCGATTGGGGCGGTCGTCGGGTTAATCGGGGGCGTGAAAGTGTATAACAAATTTAGTTCGGGCGACCCTGATACGAGTAAGACGGCAGCAAGCTGGTTTGGTGCTTGTATCTTCCTGATTGTGGCGGCTACAATCCTACGTTCATTCTTCCTGTAA
- a CDS encoding DUF4133 domain-containing protein, with protein MNSYNINKGIGRTVEFRGLKAQYLFIFAGGLLGTLIFVMILYMAGVSNYVCLFLGAGGASLIVWQTFSLNKKYGEHGLMKVGARKRHPRFIICRKPVRRYLKFTPKPKAV; from the coding sequence ATGAATAGTTACAACATTAACAAAGGCATTGGCAGGACGGTTGAGTTCAGGGGCTTAAAGGCACAGTATCTTTTCATCTTCGCTGGTGGTCTGTTGGGTACGCTCATCTTCGTGATGATACTGTATATGGCTGGCGTAAGTAATTACGTCTGCCTGTTCCTCGGAGCTGGCGGTGCTTCGCTCATTGTGTGGCAAACATTCTCGCTGAACAAAAAATACGGCGAACACGGATTGATGAAAGTAGGTGCAAGAAAACGACACCCTCGCTTCATCATTTGCCGCAAGCCTGTACGCAGGTATTT